In Dermacentor silvarum isolate Dsil-2018 chromosome 2, BIME_Dsil_1.4, whole genome shotgun sequence, the following proteins share a genomic window:
- the LOC119440277 gene encoding solute carrier family 22 member 16, protein MKTTQENSTAERRVVECQEWDYDIGNHADSIISRWDLVCGRRWLHQLSVIGFMLVAMAFVPASGALSDHTGRRPVILIMTGTLFSASLSVAVAETFPFFLVARFVVSCSCNAAAMILCVLLYEMTGKERRALYCVWATGVGVTFPVPFLRAVGALQPRWVLAQAVLVLPTAVLVLLCYSLEESPSWLISKSRLRRGEQVMLIVAKDNRVNIEKSPNLAPVPPTPIKQHKNLQTASSTGLLKSETGSELAARSAVFWRQATSVVICFVSLTFVFYEFVLKEKLIGVYQAAGHLALQCCIYFGACRVIVNNGQRETLTLMLALLGLSTAAHAAAQFLDFSFMLPILRSLVLAGCSACLSVAYSYTAEVIPHRHSHHWSLSRI, encoded by the coding sequence ATGAAAACAACGCAGGAAAACTCGACAGCAGAACGCCGGGTGGTGGAGTGCCAAGAGTGGGACTACGACATCGGCAACCACGCTGACAGCATTATCAGCCGCTGGGACCTGGTGTGCGGGAGGCGCTGGCTCCATCAGCTGTCTGTCATCGGTTTTATGCTGGTGGCGATGGCGTTCGTTCCGGCTTCCGGTGCGCTGTCCGACCACACGGGGCGTCGGCCCGTCATCCTCATCATGACTGGGACACTCTTCAGCGCCAGCCTAAGCGTGGCCGTGGCGGAGACTTTTCCATTCTTCCTCGTTGCCCGGTTCGTGGTGTCCTGTTCGTGCAACGCTGCCGCCATGATCCTTTGCGTGCTCCTCTACGAGATGACCGGAAAGGAACGGCGTGCTCTCTACTGCGTTTGGGCCACGGGCGTCGGCGTCACCTTTCCCGTACCCTTCCTAAGGGCCGTCGGTGCCCTTCAGCCGCGGTGGGTGCTAGCGCAGGCCGTTCTCGTGTTGCCGACCGCCGTACTTGTCCTGCTGTGCTACTCCTTGGAAGAGTCGCCCAGCTGGCTGATCAGCAAATCGCGGCTGCGTCGGGGGGAGCAGGTGATGCTCATTGTGGCGAAAGACAACAGGGTCAACATCGAGAAAAGCCCAAATCTCGCTCCGGTTCCTCCGACGCcaataaaacagcacaaaaacCTGCAGACGGCCTCATCTACCGGGCTATTGAAAAGCGAAACTGGGAGCGAGTTGGCTGCGCGCAGTGCCGTATTCTGGCGCCAGGCAACCTCCGTGGTCATATGCTTCGTTAGCCTCACGTTCGTGTTCTACGAGTTCGTGCTGAAGGAGAAGCTGATCGGCGTGTACCAGGCCGCAGGTCACCTAGCCTTACAGTGCTGTATTTACTTCGGTGCCTGCCGGGTCATAGTCAACAATGGCCAGCGCGAGACCCTCACCTTAATGTTGGCGCTGCTGGGCTTGTCGACGGCCGCCCACGCCGCGGCGCAGTTTCTTGACTTCTCATTCATGCTTCCCATTCTTCGCAGCTTGGTGCTGGCAGGGTGCTCGGCCTGTCTCAGCGTTGCCTACAGTTACACGGCCGAGGTTATTCCCCATCGCCATTCGCACCACTGGTCTTTGTCTCGCATATAG